From the Gallaecimonas kandeliae genome, one window contains:
- a CDS encoding Ig-like domain-containing protein, giving the protein MKLVSHFLSKTAQLLALGALLSSSLPTQAQVLPAIGEQRTLVLMVNFQDAPDNKPWTAAQLQDLVFNQNDAFYRDASGDKVWFSGDVDSSWLTVSLDSSQCQSDTLAQQANALAQAQGYNLADYGLVLYFHPTNGCGWSGMGILDSAGRRVFLNGDTTLRVLSHEIGHTFGLLHAHALDCDQVTEGNCRSLEYGDVYDVMGSQLAYFNAFEEGLLGWQPNVAQANDGVYQLAPFHTGQGVEALKVPAGTDASGAQRWLYLEYRPALGYDAWMQSTTNVAQGLLVRSVVEGDPNSSQLLDMTPGSALFGDFNDAVLTVGQQFVDPQSGAVISLESLDDKGATVWVSAQAAQCTATAPALSLSPATSPSMQAGQGYGFQLMVTNGDATGCSNKTINLAAQWPTGWSGSLSSSSLTLAPGASSTVQLWVQSSSQALAGNYNVPVQASASGLQGATTATFVVGAANSAPVAVNDSASTQAGTGVSIPVLANDSDPDGNSLSISSVSGVNGSALIQGSSILFTPVSGFSGSTSFSYSISDGQGGSASATVTVSVAAANQAPLAVDDSASTSGSSVTIAVLANDSDPDGDKLTVSAVTQGSKGSVLVNSDGTLTYIPGRRFKGSDSFSYSISDGKGGSASATVSIGSSSSGGSTGGGGSKGHK; this is encoded by the coding sequence TTGAAACTGGTTAGCCACTTTCTCAGCAAGACTGCCCAACTGCTGGCCCTCGGAGCCCTGCTCTCATCAAGTTTGCCTACCCAGGCCCAGGTGCTGCCCGCCATAGGGGAACAACGCACCCTGGTGTTGATGGTCAACTTCCAAGACGCCCCTGACAACAAACCTTGGACGGCAGCCCAGCTGCAGGACCTGGTCTTTAACCAGAACGATGCCTTTTATCGTGACGCCTCTGGCGACAAGGTCTGGTTCAGCGGTGACGTGGACAGCAGCTGGCTTACCGTCTCCCTGGACAGCAGCCAGTGCCAATCCGATACCCTGGCCCAGCAGGCCAATGCCCTTGCCCAGGCCCAAGGCTACAACCTGGCCGATTATGGCCTGGTGCTCTACTTCCATCCCACGAACGGTTGTGGCTGGAGCGGCATGGGGATACTGGACTCGGCCGGCCGAAGGGTCTTCCTCAACGGCGATACTACCTTGAGGGTCTTGAGCCATGAGATAGGTCATACCTTCGGCCTGCTCCATGCCCATGCCTTGGATTGCGATCAAGTCACAGAGGGCAATTGTCGCAGTCTCGAATACGGTGACGTTTACGACGTGATGGGCAGCCAGCTGGCCTACTTCAACGCCTTCGAAGAAGGCCTGCTGGGTTGGCAGCCCAATGTTGCCCAGGCCAACGATGGTGTCTATCAGTTGGCTCCCTTCCATACCGGCCAAGGGGTCGAAGCCCTCAAGGTACCTGCAGGCACCGACGCTTCAGGTGCCCAGCGCTGGCTTTACCTGGAATACCGTCCCGCCTTGGGCTATGACGCCTGGATGCAGAGCACCACTAACGTGGCCCAGGGGCTGTTGGTGCGCAGCGTCGTCGAAGGTGATCCCAATAGCAGCCAATTGCTGGACATGACTCCGGGGTCGGCCCTGTTCGGCGATTTCAATGATGCCGTCCTGACCGTCGGCCAGCAGTTTGTGGATCCCCAGTCCGGTGCCGTGATCAGCCTGGAATCCCTGGACGACAAGGGTGCCACCGTCTGGGTGAGTGCCCAGGCCGCCCAATGCACCGCCACGGCGCCGGCCCTTAGCCTGAGCCCGGCCACCAGCCCCAGCATGCAGGCAGGGCAAGGCTATGGTTTCCAACTGATGGTCACCAACGGTGATGCCACCGGTTGCAGCAACAAGACGATCAATCTGGCGGCCCAATGGCCAACCGGCTGGAGTGGTAGCCTGTCCAGCAGCTCCCTGACCTTGGCTCCTGGCGCCAGCAGCACCGTGCAGCTTTGGGTCCAGTCCAGCAGCCAGGCTTTGGCCGGTAATTACAATGTGCCGGTACAGGCCAGCGCCTCGGGCCTTCAGGGCGCCACCACCGCCACCTTCGTGGTAGGGGCCGCTAACAGTGCACCCGTGGCGGTGAACGACAGTGCCAGCACCCAGGCCGGTACCGGCGTCAGCATCCCGGTACTGGCCAACGACTCGGATCCCGACGGCAACAGCCTCAGCATCAGCTCGGTGAGCGGTGTCAACGGCAGTGCCCTGATCCAGGGATCTTCTATCCTGTTCACCCCGGTCAGTGGTTTCAGCGGCTCTACCAGCTTCAGCTACAGCATCTCTGATGGTCAGGGCGGTAGTGCCAGCGCTACCGTGACCGTCAGTGTGGCTGCGGCCAACCAAGCGCCCCTGGCAGTGGACGACAGCGCCTCCACCAGCGGTAGCAGCGTCACCATAGCGGTGTTGGCCAACGACTCGGATCCCGATGGCGACAAGCTGACGGTCAGCGCCGTGACCCAGGGCAGCAAGGGCTCGGTGCTGGTCAATAGCGACGGCACCCTCACCTATATTCCCGGCAGGCGCTTCAAGGGCAGCGACAGCTTCAGCTACAGCATCTCAGACGGCAAAGGCGGCAGTGCCAGCGCTACCGTCAGCATCGGCAGCAGCAGCTCTGGCGGCAGCACCGGAGGTGGTGGTTCTAAGGGCCACAAATAA
- a CDS encoding MSCRAMM family protein: MLAIWGNLALAADPDGVSFTQEGCNLDHGGTISMGPAGVPICSDTGYTTGNLGKSWSELDLVPHRLTAKTGPNDPSQTYKIRIGGDHGLNGYVGWDVITTPYINTAKSDASCQLVSAQPFEIDAGIIGGVDDTINMLLEIHQEPNTTCVFDYTQRLALGAHLYSGSSLQSQLMKENFDSIGQRTISLPVAEIAPQEISKTMDATQDSQNVWAVMKEANPAMLHFGDTCQLGEEEFSKTTQITVSWKIAQVIPGMVKVMTEVKATNPSTRDILVQVTDKIYGDTGGGDSLLDTATGNQVLVPAGAMVVVLEHEYDAPAGVTGLHDVATATYIDQITNVPVPGNTTAEASATIQEGTRKNAFATITDDEVISGTGLTFSVDSFSGASGSFQNGYIAGDKTTGPVTWVSDKQHDDGSVTFNKTVYLDEPRRTNGTLSDTAYLLGSDGFTDQDSATVTIDSDAYVDLTINKSISEDILQGGETATFNFDVNGQPASITLNAGETSGSTTVHNLDPGHFDVTESLTSGFTPVSALKSTDINLPNCAGSVDFSNNVDKAKAQVVKVTVPTGYEDGWQFHLSGPNVSEDGTTAGGVVNFSADLGEGQYTITETQQDGFDLTGVTPPAGGAGDINAKTCTFSVNLPGDANQTFSCSFENTKHGKLIVRKVATSPAGVPFVSTDFNFSGDEGSFTLTPTGYDAAGQAETSFDVKPGSYVVGENLALPTGWSLDSVVCDDNNSSGDKASGQALYNVEAGETVTCTFTNLRRQEPGQVIIVKHTIGGTDSFGYSSTGGASINPTFSIDTTAANPNSITFNNVTAGVYTVTEDDPLIKGYDLIDLQCDDPKGGVNNVPTSVDLNNRIATISVDDGETVTCTFTNRKRGQIILVKNTVGGDGTFTFNHSIAGLDSSLTTSGNTAQDASDPLVPGTYSISENVPAGWDLTGSSCDDGSAPGAIDLQAGETVTCTFTNTKRGQIILVKNTVGGDGTFTFNHSIAGLDSSLTTSGNTAQDASDPLVPGIYSISENVPAGWDLTGSSCDDGSAPGAIDLQAGETVTCTFTNTKRGQIILVKNTVGGDGTFTFNHSIAGLDSSLTTSGNTAQDASDPLVPGIYSISENVPAGWDLTGSSCDDGSAPGAIDLQAGETVTCTFTNTKRGQIILVKNTVGGDGTFTFNHSIAGLDSSLTTSGNTAQDASDPLVPGIYSISENVPAGWKLTGSSCDDGSAPGAIDLQAGETVTCTFTNTKNGKLIVQKVATSPAGVPFVSTDFNFNGDEGNFTLTPTGYDAAGLAETSFDVEPGSYVVGENLALPTGWSLDSVVCDDNNSSGDKASGQALYNVEAGETVTCTFTNLRRQEPGTVIIVKHSIGGTDSFGYSSTGGASIAPTFSLDTTSLNPNSITFNNVTAGVYSVTEDDPLLKGYDLIDLQCDDPKGGVNNVPTSVDLNNRVATISVDDGETVTCTFTNRKRGKIIIVKDADPTDTGQSFEFASSYQANFFLMHGQSNESGWLVPGSYNVSELTPDGWDLSGAECDDGSPVSNIDLNNGEVVTCTFYNVQRGMADVVKTVSGQPLANGDQYTFEIRLGDGTGAAIATATATGPQALGEAVDFSCSGSSSYCVDVNGMAKLRIYDNGTTPVTYAFCETNMLPGWSNNSLDGDTWFVPGGGDPNVDNSTECINFTLSPGETRHFHIDDVPPPGGSARTIGYWKNWTSCDGRGHQEAVLDENLPITLWSGFVIGDADPTIPDPDCAVAVDLLDKRDIADPTLVRDGKKKAGDPAYGLAAQYVGYLLNVNAGAGSCPAVTDAAVQAAALLAEIGFNGTGDYLVKPKGKNAGGSAYTPERAALANQLAGIFDSYNNNLLCP, encoded by the coding sequence TTGCTCGCCATCTGGGGGAATCTGGCCCTGGCGGCCGACCCCGATGGCGTCTCCTTCACGCAGGAGGGCTGTAACCTCGATCACGGTGGCACCATATCCATGGGCCCCGCCGGGGTGCCCATCTGTAGTGATACGGGATATACCACTGGTAACCTGGGCAAGAGCTGGAGCGAGCTGGACCTGGTCCCGCACCGCCTGACCGCCAAGACAGGCCCAAACGACCCATCCCAAACCTACAAGATCCGCATCGGCGGTGACCATGGCCTCAACGGCTACGTAGGTTGGGACGTCATCACCACGCCCTATATCAATACCGCCAAGTCGGACGCCAGCTGCCAGCTGGTTTCGGCCCAGCCCTTTGAGATAGACGCCGGCATCATCGGCGGTGTGGACGACACCATCAACATGCTCCTGGAGATCCACCAAGAACCCAACACCACCTGCGTCTTCGACTATACGCAGCGGTTGGCCCTGGGGGCTCACCTCTACTCGGGCTCTTCCTTGCAGTCCCAGTTGATGAAGGAAAACTTCGACAGCATAGGGCAGCGCACCATCTCCTTGCCGGTGGCCGAGATAGCCCCGCAGGAAATCAGCAAGACCATGGACGCGACCCAGGACTCCCAGAACGTCTGGGCCGTCATGAAGGAAGCCAACCCGGCCATGCTGCACTTCGGCGACACCTGCCAACTGGGTGAAGAGGAATTCAGCAAGACCACCCAGATCACCGTGAGCTGGAAAATAGCCCAAGTGATACCTGGCATGGTCAAGGTCATGACGGAGGTCAAGGCCACCAACCCCTCTACACGCGACATATTGGTGCAGGTCACCGACAAGATCTACGGCGATACAGGGGGTGGAGACAGCCTGCTGGATACGGCGACAGGTAACCAGGTTCTGGTACCAGCTGGTGCCATGGTCGTGGTGCTGGAACATGAATATGACGCCCCTGCTGGCGTCACTGGCCTGCATGACGTGGCTACCGCCACTTATATAGACCAGATCACCAATGTCCCAGTCCCCGGCAACACCACAGCCGAAGCCTCTGCCACCATACAGGAAGGCACCCGCAAGAACGCCTTTGCCACCATCACCGACGACGAGGTGATCAGCGGCACAGGCCTGACCTTCTCCGTTGACTCCTTCAGCGGCGCAAGCGGCAGCTTCCAAAACGGCTATATTGCTGGCGACAAGACCACAGGCCCTGTGACCTGGGTTTCCGACAAGCAGCATGACGACGGATCCGTCACCTTCAACAAGACCGTTTACCTGGATGAGCCCAGGCGGACCAACGGTACCTTGAGCGACACCGCCTACCTGCTGGGTTCGGATGGCTTTACCGACCAGGACAGCGCCACAGTCACCATCGACAGTGATGCCTACGTTGACCTGACCATCAACAAGTCCATCAGCGAAGACATACTGCAAGGAGGAGAAACTGCGACCTTCAACTTCGATGTCAACGGCCAACCTGCATCCATCACCCTGAACGCAGGCGAGACCAGCGGCTCCACCACAGTGCACAACCTGGATCCCGGCCACTTCGATGTGACTGAGTCCCTGACAAGCGGCTTTACCCCTGTCAGCGCACTGAAGTCCACTGACATCAACCTGCCCAACTGTGCCGGCAGCGTCGACTTCTCCAACAACGTCGACAAGGCCAAGGCACAAGTGGTGAAAGTCACAGTGCCGACCGGTTATGAAGACGGCTGGCAGTTCCACCTGAGTGGCCCCAACGTCAGCGAAGACGGTACCACCGCGGGTGGCGTGGTGAACTTCAGCGCAGACCTCGGCGAAGGCCAATACACCATTACCGAGACCCAACAGGACGGCTTTGATCTGACCGGCGTGACCCCGCCCGCAGGCGGTGCCGGCGACATCAACGCCAAGACCTGCACCTTCTCGGTCAACCTGCCTGGTGATGCCAACCAGACCTTCAGCTGTTCCTTCGAGAACACCAAGCACGGGAAGCTCATCGTTCGCAAGGTGGCCACCAGCCCAGCTGGCGTTCCCTTCGTATCGACCGACTTCAACTTCAGCGGTGACGAAGGCAGCTTCACCTTGACACCCACAGGCTACGATGCGGCAGGCCAGGCCGAGACCTCTTTCGATGTCAAACCCGGCAGCTACGTCGTAGGCGAAAACCTGGCATTGCCTACCGGCTGGTCTCTGGACAGCGTCGTCTGTGACGACAACAACAGCTCCGGTGACAAGGCCAGTGGCCAAGCCCTGTACAACGTCGAAGCGGGTGAAACCGTGACCTGTACCTTCACCAACCTGCGCAGGCAGGAACCTGGGCAAGTGATCATCGTCAAGCACACCATCGGCGGTACCGACAGCTTCGGCTACAGCTCCACCGGTGGCGCCAGCATCAACCCCACATTCAGCATCGATACCACTGCGGCCAACCCCAACAGCATCACTTTCAACAACGTGACTGCCGGGGTCTACACCGTGACCGAGGACGATCCCTTGATTAAGGGCTACGACCTCATCGACCTGCAATGTGATGACCCCAAAGGCGGTGTCAACAATGTGCCGACGTCGGTTGACCTGAACAACCGAATCGCCACCATCAGCGTGGACGACGGAGAAACCGTCACTTGTACCTTCACCAACCGCAAGCGTGGCCAGATCATCCTGGTCAAGAACACCGTTGGTGGTGACGGTACCTTCACCTTCAACCACAGCATCGCTGGCCTGGACAGCAGCCTGACTACTTCCGGCAACACTGCCCAGGATGCCTCAGACCCGCTGGTCCCCGGCACCTACAGCATCAGCGAAAACGTGCCCGCTGGTTGGGACCTCACCGGCAGTTCCTGTGACGACGGCTCCGCTCCTGGCGCCATCGACCTGCAGGCGGGTGAGACTGTGACTTGTACCTTCACCAACACCAAACGTGGCCAGATCATCCTGGTCAAGAACACCGTTGGTGGTGACGGTACCTTCACCTTCAACCACAGCATCGCTGGCCTGGACAGCAGCCTGACTACCTCCGGCAACACTGCCCAGGATGCCTCAGACCCCTTGGTCCCCGGCATCTACAGCATCAGCGAAAACGTACCCGCTGGTTGGGATCTCACCGGCAGTTCCTGTGACGACGGCTCCGCTCCTGGCGCCATCGACCTGCAGGCGGGTGAGACTGTGACTTGTACCTTCACCAACACCAAACGTGGCCAGATCATCCTGGTCAAGAACACCGTTGGTGGTGACGGTACCTTCACCTTCAACCACAGCATCGCTGGCCTGGACAGCAGCCTGACTACCTCCGGCAACACTGCCCAGGATGCCTCAGACCCCTTGGTCCCCGGCATCTACAGCATCAGCGAAAACGTGCCCGCTGGTTGGGACCTCACCGGCAGTTCCTGTGACGACGGCTCCGCTCCTGGCGCCATCGACCTGCAGGCGGGTGAGACTGTGACTTGTACCTTCACCAACACCAAACGTGGCCAGATCATCCTGGTCAAAAACACCGTTGGTGGTGACGGTACCTTCACCTTCAACCACAGCATCGCTGGCCTGGACAGCAGCCTGACTACCTCCGGCAACACTGCCCAGGATGCCTCAGACCCCTTGGTCCCCGGCATCTACAGCATCAGCGAAAACGTACCCGCAGGCTGGAAGCTGACAGGCAGCTCCTGTGATGACGGCTCCGCACCCGGCGCCATCGACCTGCAGGCGGGTGAGACTGTGACCTGTACCTTCACCAACACCAAGAACGGCAAGCTGATCGTTCAGAAGGTGGCCACCAGCCCAGCTGGCGTTCCCTTCGTATCGACCGACTTCAACTTCAATGGTGACGAAGGCAACTTCACCCTCACTCCCACTGGTTATGATGCAGCTGGCCTGGCAGAGACCTCATTCGATGTCGAACCTGGCAGCTACGTCGTAGGCGAAAACCTGGCACTGCCTACCGGCTGGTCTTTGGACAGCGTCGTCTGTGACGACAACAACAGCTCCGGTGACAAGGCCAGTGGCCAAGCCCTGTACAACGTCGAAGCGGGTGAAACCGTGACCTGTACCTTCACCAACCTGCGCAGGCAGGAACCGGGGACAGTGATCATCGTCAAGCACTCCATCGGCGGTACCGACAGCTTCGGCTACAGCTCTACCGGTGGTGCCAGCATTGCTCCCACATTCAGCCTCGATACCACCTCGCTGAACCCCAACAGCATCACCTTCAACAACGTGACTGCCGGGGTCTACAGCGTGACCGAGGACGATCCCCTGCTTAAGGGCTACGACCTCATCGACCTGCAATGTGATGACCCCAAAGGCGGTGTCAACAATGTCCCGACCTCGGTTGACTTGAACAACCGAGTCGCCACCATCAGCGTGGACGACGGTGAAACCGTCACCTGTACCTTCACCAACCGCAAACGCGGCAAGATCATCATCGTCAAGGATGCTGACCCGACCGATACCGGGCAGTCCTTCGAATTTGCCAGCAGTTACCAGGCAAACTTCTTCCTGATGCATGGTCAAAGCAACGAGTCCGGTTGGCTGGTACCTGGCAGTTACAACGTCAGTGAACTGACCCCCGACGGTTGGGATCTCAGCGGTGCCGAATGTGATGACGGCTCGCCCGTCAGCAACATCGACCTGAACAATGGTGAGGTCGTCACCTGCACCTTCTACAACGTGCAGCGTGGCATGGCGGATGTGGTCAAGACCGTCAGCGGCCAACCCCTGGCCAACGGTGACCAGTACACCTTCGAGATCCGTTTGGGCGACGGCACAGGCGCAGCCATTGCCACCGCCACCGCCACAGGGCCCCAGGCCTTGGGTGAAGCAGTCGACTTCAGCTGCTCCGGCAGCAGCAGTTACTGCGTGGACGTCAATGGCATGGCCAAGCTGCGGATCTACGACAACGGGACTACGCCCGTCACTTACGCCTTCTGCGAAACCAACATGCTGCCCGGCTGGAGCAACAACAGCCTGGACGGCGATACCTGGTTCGTACCGGGCGGCGGTGACCCGAACGTTGATAACTCAACCGAGTGCATCAACTTCACCTTGAGCCCCGGTGAAACCAGGCACTTCCATATCGATGACGTACCGCCTCCCGGAGGCTCAGCACGGACCATCGGCTACTGGAAGAACTGGACATCCTGTGACGGCAGAGGCCATCAAGAAGCGGTGCTGGACGAAAACCTGCCCATCACCCTCTGGTCTGGCTTCGTCATCGGCGACGCCGACCCGACCATCCCGGATCCCGACTGTGCCGTGGCTGTCGACCTGCTCGACAAGCGTGACATAGCCGACCCGACCCTGGTCAGAGATGGCAAGAAAAAAGCCGGTGACCCGGCCTACGGCCTGGCCGCCCAGTACGTGGGCTACCTGCTGAACGTCAATGCCGGTGCAGGCAGCTGCCCCGCCGTCACCGACGCCGCAGTACAAGCAGCCGCCCTGCTGGCAGAGATCGGGTTCAACGGCACCGGCGACTACCTGGTCAAACCCAAGGGCAAGAATGCCGGTGGCAGCGCCTACACACCTGAGCGTGCGGCGCTGGCAAACCAGTTGGCCGGTATCTTCGACTCTTACAACAACAACCTGCTCTGCCCCTGA
- a CDS encoding Ig-like domain-containing protein has protein sequence MSTAILFNKKLLLSGLVAAPLFALQAQAVTRPSMGEQKTLVILANYSDDTSTPWTQDQIRQNAFGTASDFFYENSEGQTWLTGDVVGYYTLALTSAQCGSQDLGSQAIQLAKNDGVDVGAYKRVVIATPYSSSCSYGGVSGVGSGTVHLNGRVGWESFAHELGHNLGIYHSHGLQCGSQPLGSSCSNDEYGDTYDVMGRGYGDYTAFQKDRLGWLSQADIDTATGSGVYQLNPAGDTMTPGVKTVRIPKGIDPATGNQAWYFVEFRQDQGFDSYNTAVSKGVVIHSAVQGVGDSSYLLDMNDSSFWSPDLGLGSTFSDPDTGVSITTQYAGPGYAEVLVDTTQTGKGFQCQLHQPSISITPGASQQVTAGTRVSYSISVTNNDDPNCGNNTFSMDVPLPDGWSASIFGRDQTLAPGATGTATLMVTSDANAAGGTYPLNVSVFSGAYGDIATASYVIAGGSSNQAPVAQADSASTNAGTAVSIAVLANDSDPDGDTLTITGTSGVNGSAVIQGGNIVFTPASGFSGNTSFNYSISDGKGGTASATVTVSVAAANQAPVAVNDSASTNAGTAVSIPVLANDSDPDGDTLTITSVSGGNGSASIQGGNIVFTPASSFSGTTSFNYSISDGKGGSASATVTVSVAAVNHAPVAVNDSASTNAGTAVSIPVLANDYDQDGDSLTITSTSGGNGSLSVQGGYIVFTPASSFSGSTSFSYQISDGKGASASATVTVSVAAANHAPVAVNDSASVSSGSSVTITVLGNDYDQDGDSLKVTGINQGSKGSVILNGDGTLTYYPGNRFKGSDSFSYQISDGKGGTASATVSIGSLSSGGSGGGGKGKSGK, from the coding sequence TTGAGTACAGCCATTCTCTTCAATAAAAAGCTTCTGCTGAGTGGCTTAGTGGCCGCCCCACTTTTCGCTCTGCAGGCCCAGGCAGTCACCCGCCCCTCGATGGGGGAGCAGAAGACCCTGGTCATCTTGGCCAACTACTCTGATGACACCTCCACTCCCTGGACTCAGGACCAGATCAGGCAAAATGCCTTTGGCACCGCCAGCGATTTCTTCTACGAGAACTCCGAAGGCCAAACCTGGCTGACTGGCGATGTGGTGGGTTACTACACCCTAGCCCTCACCAGCGCGCAGTGTGGCTCCCAGGACCTGGGTAGCCAAGCCATACAACTGGCCAAGAATGACGGGGTCGATGTCGGGGCTTACAAGCGGGTTGTGATCGCCACCCCCTACAGCTCAAGTTGCTCCTATGGCGGCGTTTCCGGCGTCGGTTCTGGCACTGTCCATCTCAACGGGCGGGTCGGCTGGGAAAGTTTTGCCCATGAGCTTGGCCACAACCTGGGGATCTACCATTCCCATGGCTTGCAGTGCGGCAGCCAGCCCCTGGGTTCCAGTTGCAGCAACGACGAGTACGGCGATACCTATGATGTGATGGGCCGTGGCTACGGCGACTACACCGCCTTCCAGAAGGACAGGCTGGGCTGGCTGAGCCAGGCCGATATCGACACGGCAACGGGTTCCGGGGTCTACCAGCTGAACCCCGCCGGTGACACCATGACGCCTGGCGTCAAGACGGTGCGTATTCCCAAGGGGATCGACCCCGCTACCGGCAACCAGGCCTGGTACTTTGTAGAATTCCGCCAGGATCAGGGCTTTGACAGCTACAACACGGCCGTTTCCAAGGGCGTGGTGATCCACAGTGCCGTTCAAGGCGTCGGTGACAGCAGCTACCTGCTGGACATGAATGATTCCAGCTTCTGGAGTCCCGATCTGGGGCTGGGCAGCACCTTCAGCGACCCTGATACCGGTGTCAGCATCACCACCCAATATGCGGGCCCTGGCTATGCCGAGGTGCTGGTCGACACTACCCAGACCGGCAAGGGCTTCCAGTGCCAGCTGCATCAACCCAGCATCAGCATCACCCCTGGTGCCAGCCAGCAAGTGACTGCAGGGACCAGGGTCAGCTACAGCATCAGCGTCACCAACAACGACGACCCCAACTGCGGCAACAACACCTTCTCCATGGACGTGCCCCTGCCTGATGGCTGGTCTGCCAGCATCTTTGGCCGCGACCAGACCCTGGCCCCAGGCGCAACGGGCACTGCTACCCTGATGGTGACTTCGGATGCCAATGCGGCAGGTGGCACCTATCCGTTGAATGTCTCCGTTTTCAGTGGTGCCTACGGTGACATCGCTACGGCGAGCTACGTGATTGCTGGCGGCAGCAGCAACCAGGCGCCCGTAGCCCAGGCTGACAGCGCCTCTACCAATGCCGGTACTGCGGTAAGCATTGCTGTGCTGGCCAATGACTCCGACCCTGACGGCGACACCTTGACCATCACTGGTACCAGCGGTGTCAACGGCAGTGCCGTGATCCAGGGGGGCAACATCGTCTTCACCCCGGCCAGCGGTTTCAGCGGTAACACCAGCTTCAACTACAGCATCAGCGACGGCAAAGGCGGCACCGCCAGCGCCACTGTCACTGTCAGTGTGGCTGCCGCCAACCAAGCCCCCGTTGCGGTGAACGACAGCGCTTCCACCAATGCCGGTACTGCGGTGAGCATCCCGGTGTTGGCCAACGATTCCGACCCTGACGGTGATACCCTGACCATCACGTCCGTAAGCGGTGGTAACGGCAGCGCCAGCATCCAGGGCGGCAACATTGTCTTCACCCCGGCCAGCAGCTTCAGCGGCACCACCAGCTTCAACTACAGCATCAGCGACGGCAAAGGCGGCTCCGCCAGCGCCACTGTCACCGTGAGCGTGGCTGCGGTTAACCATGCCCCTGTGGCAGTGAACGACAGCGCTTCTACCAATGCCGGTACTGCGGTGAGCATCCCTGTTCTGGCCAACGACTATGACCAGGACGGCGACAGCCTGACCATCACTTCCACCAGCGGTGGCAACGGTAGCCTCAGTGTTCAGGGTGGCTATATCGTCTTCACCCCGGCCAGCAGCTTTAGCGGTAGCACCAGCTTCAGCTACCAGATCAGCGACGGTAAAGGTGCCAGTGCCAGTGCCACCGTTACCGTCAGCGTGGCTGCGGCCAACCATGCGCCTGTGGCGGTGAACGACAGCGCCTCTGTCAGCAGCGGCAGCAGCGTTACCATCACAGTGCTGGGCAACGACTACGACCAGGACGGCGACAGCCTCAAGGTCACCGGTATTAACCAGGGCAGCAAGGGCTCGGTGATCCTGAACGGCGACGGCACCCTGACCTACTACCCGGGCAACCGCTTCAAGGGCAGCGACAGCTTCAGCTATCAAATCAGCGACGGTAAAGGCGGCACCGCCAGCGCTACCGTCAGCATCGGCAGCCTGAGCAGTGGCGGCAGCGGTGGCGGCGGCAAGGGCAAAAGCGGCAAATAA